CGAACGCGGGGATGTCGAACCGCGCGATCGCCGCGCCCTGGACCAGCCCGATCGCCAGGCCGGTTCCGAGCGCCGCGGCGATCGCGACGGCGGCCGGGGCGCCGTGGTCGATCTGCAGGAGCGCCGCGACGACGCCGGTGAGCGCGACGCCCGCGCCGACCGACAGGTCGATCCCCTTGATGAGGATGACCAGGGTCATGCCGACCGCGATGATCGCAATGTGCGACACCTGCGTCATCAGGTTGGCCAGGTTGCGGTCGGTCAAAAAGAAGCTGCGGGTCTGCGGCAGCGCGCCGAGCAGGCCCCACAGCGCGAGCAACACGCCCGCCAGCGCCCAGATCGACAACGACGGCGATCGCGCCGGCGCCGCGGCGGCCGGCCGGCCGGCGGTGACCCGGGGCGCGGTCATGCGCGCCCTCCGACGGCGAGCGACAGGATCGCCTGCTGATCGATGGCCGGGGCGATGAGTTCGCCGGCGACGCGCCCGTCGCGCAATACGAGCACGCGGTCGGCGAGCCGCACGATCTCGGGCAGGTCGGAGGAGGCGATCACGACGGCCTGGCCGCGTGCGGTCAACTCGCGGATCAATCGGTACAGCTCCGCCTTGGCGCCGACGTCGACGCCGCGGGTCGGCTCGTCCAGCAGCAATACGCGCGGTTGCGACGGCAACCATTTGCCGAGCGCGACCTTCTGTTGGTTGCCGCCGGACAGGTGGCGCACGGGCGCGCCGACGCTCGGCGTCTTGACGCCGAGGTCCGCGGCCAGCGCGCGCGCGTCGCGGTCGACCGCGGCGTCGTCGACGAAGGCCGGCAGCCGCGGCAGCGCGAGGTTGTCGGCGACCGACAGGTCGAGGACGAGCCCGGCGCCCTTGCGGTCCTCGGGGACGAGCGCGAGCCCCGCGCGGATCGCGTCGGCCGGGCACGCGATGTGGACGTCGCGCCCGTCGACGGTCACGCGGCCGCCGGTCCGCCCGCGCGCGAGCCCGAACAGCGCCGACAGCAGCGCCGTACGGCCCGCGCCCATCGCCCCGGCCAGGCACACGATCTCGCCGGCGCGCACGTCGAACGACACGCCGTCGACCACGCGCCGTTCCGGGTGGACCGGATGCGCGACCGCCAGATCGCGGACGCTCAGGACCGGTTCGCCCGGGACCGCGGCCGCGCGCGGTGCGTCGAGGTCGGCGGGGTTGCGCCCGAGCATCAGCGACACGAGTTCGTCGGGCGACGTGTCGCGCACGTCGCGCGTCGCGACGAGGCGGCCGTCGCGCAGCACCGCGACCCGGTCGCACAGGTCCAGCACCTCGTCGAGGTGATGCGAGATGTAGATGAACGACGTGCCCGCCGCCTTGCGCGCGCGCACGAGGTCGAACAGGCGCGCCGTCTCCGCGTCGGTGAGCGCGGCGGTCGGCTCGTCGAGCACGACGGCGCGCGCGCGGCCGCCGAGCGCGCGGGCGATCTCGACTACCTGTTGCATGCCGACCCCCAGATCGCGCACCGGCGCGTCGATCGGGATGTCGGCGGCGATGTGGCCGGCAAACTGCTCGAGCCACCGGCGTCCCTCGGCGGACAGCGCGAGCGCGTCGACCAGGCCGCGCCGCACGGGCTCCTGGCCGAGCAACAGATTCTCGGCGACGGTCATGTCCGGCACGAGCGCCAGCTCCTGGTGGACGACCGCGATGCCGGCGCGGCGCGCGTCGGCGGCCGACCGGAATCGCACCGGCTGGCCGTCTACCTGAATCGAGCCGTCGTAGTCGGTGTAGATGCCACCGAGAATCTTGATGAGCGTCGACTTGCCGGCGCCGTTTTCGCCGATCAGGCCGACGATCTCGCCGGCCCGCAGCGACAGGTCGACGCCGTCGAGCGCGCGCACGCCGGGAAAGTCTTTCGTGACGCCGACTAGCTCGACCATCGCCGCCTCCTCGCGACGAACCACGCGCAGATCGCCAGCCACAGCGGCGTGTCGGCCGGCGGGGTGGCGGACGAGCACAGACACGCGGTGCCGGTGCGGCCGGTGCCGACGCCCGCATCGCCGCCGGCTCCGGCGCCGCCGTCGGGACCCGCGCCGGGACCGACCGGGCCGGCGTCTGGATAGTCGCCGGGATCGACCGTGCCGCAGTCGTCGAATTCGTGCGAGCCCGCGCGCTCGAGCACGCTCAGCTGAAAGGCTCCCGCGCCATAGCCGACCATCGGAATGCTGCCGGCGTATGCGCCGATCGTGCCCCGCAGCGTGGAGGTGTTGTACAGCTCCGGGATGAGGTCGTAGTTGGCGGTGGCCTGGCCGACGACCCAATCGATCAGGCGGTCGGCCTCCGCGGTACGCCCGATCGCGCGCAGCACGCCGGCGGCCCGCAAGTCGATCAGAATCCACTCGTCGGTGTCGTACGGATCCGACGATCCCTCCACGCGTTTGTAGCCGCCGGCCGGCGTGCGCAGCGCCGCGAGCGCATCCATGGTGGCCGTCGCGATGCGATCGGCCGGCGGGATGAGCCGCCAGTGGAACGCCTCGACGGTCGCGCCGTCGCGGTAGTCGAACCCGGTCGCCAACCGCTCCAGCGAGCCGGCGAGCACGCCGTTTTGGTCGACGAAATGGCTCCGCAGCGCGTCGACGGCGCGCGCGGACAGGTAGGCGTAGCGGTCGCGGTCGTCGAGCTGGCCGGCGCGCCGCGCCAGCGCCGCCATGTCGCACAGGCCGCGCGCCGCCGCGGCGGTGGTGTAGGCGAAGTGCTGGCGGTTGCCCCAGTGCACCTCCCAGATCGACGCGTCGGCGATCGCCATGCCGGTCGGCTCGAGATTCGCCGCCAGCGCGTCGGCGACCTCGTCGCGGATCACGTCGTAGACCGGCTCGCCGTAGCGGGTCGTGTCCGACAGCCAGGCGACGTCGCCGCTTTCGTCGACGTAGACGCGGGCCGCCCACAGAAACAGCCCCCAGCCGTCGATCTCGATGTTGCGCGTCGGTTGGCCGGAGAAGTCGGCCTCCTCCTCGCCGGTGCCGAAGTAGCGCACCGTGCTGATCCGGTAGGTCACGTCGTTGAGGTACGAGCCGAACTTGTTGGCCTCGGCGTCGAGGAAGAAGTCCAGCGCCCAGCGCGCCTCGGTGTGGTGCCCGGTGCGCGCGAGCGCGACGATCGCGTACGCGGCGTCCCGCACCCAGCCGCTGTGCCAGCCGCCCGGCGGCAGGCTCGCGAGGATCATGCCGTGGTTCTTTCGCTTGGGCGCATCGGTCCACGGTTCGAGCGTCTGGCCCATGCGCAGCACCGCCTCGGACTGGCGCCACACGCGCCGCTCGTCGGCGGTGAGCCCCTCGGGCGGCGGCGTTCGCCACGCCTCCCACTCGGCCAGCGCGTCCGCTAGCAGGGCGTCGGCGTCGCGGCCGTCCGCGAACGCGTCCCACGCGGCGCGCGCGGCGTCGGCGTCGCCGCCGGCGTCGAACAGGACCGCGACGCCCCACGCGGCGGAGCCGCCCGCCGGGATCGACCCGAGCGACGCCTGGAACGCCTGCACCCGATCGGTGCCGCTACAACTGGTTTGCGCCGCGAGGTCGTCGCCGCGCTGCACCCGGTCGAAGGCATCGGCCGCGCAACTCGCCACGTCGGCGCCGCCGATCGGGACGTAGATCATCGCGCCGCCGCCGGGCCCGGTCTCGACGGCCGCGCCGCCGGCAAACGAGATCGACTCCCCGTCGGCGCCGGGCGCGTCCGGGTTGGGCGCCGAGCCGAGCTTGAAGTTGTGA
This Deltaproteobacteria bacterium DNA region includes the following protein-coding sequences:
- a CDS encoding sugar ABC transporter ATP-binding protein, with product MVELVGVTKDFPGVRALDGVDLSLRAGEIVGLIGENGAGKSTLIKILGGIYTDYDGSIQVDGQPVRFRSAADARRAGIAVVHQELALVPDMTVAENLLLGQEPVRRGLVDALALSAEGRRWLEQFAGHIAADIPIDAPVRDLGVGMQQVVEIARALGGRARAVVLDEPTAALTDAETARLFDLVRARKAAGTSFIYISHHLDEVLDLCDRVAVLRDGRLVATRDVRDTSPDELVSLMLGRNPADLDAPRAAAVPGEPVLSVRDLAVAHPVHPERRVVDGVSFDVRAGEIVCLAGAMGAGRTALLSALFGLARGRTGGRVTVDGRDVHIACPADAIRAGLALVPEDRKGAGLVLDLSVADNLALPRLPAFVDDAAVDRDARALAADLGVKTPSVGAPVRHLSGGNQQKVALGKWLPSQPRVLLLDEPTRGVDVGAKAELYRLIRELTARGQAVVIASSDLPEIVRLADRVLVLRDGRVAGELIAPAIDQQAILSLAVGGRA